Part of the Methanobacterium sp. genome is shown below.
CTTATAAAAGATGGAATCATAACAGAAGGAATGCTTCCTAAAACAATGACCTGCATTAATGCTATTGAAGGAGGAGTTTCTTCTGCGCATATTATAGATGGAAGGGTTAAACATTCATTACTCCTTGAAATATTTACTAAAAAAGGCATTGGAACAATGATTACTTCTTAAATCTTTTAAAAATAGTATTTATAATTTATTTTCTAATTTTAATTTTTAAATAAAATAAAACCCTCAAATACACATTTGTGTGTATTGGGGGCATGCAAAAAACTTTGTTTTTTGCGGTTGCGAAATATAATTTCGCAAACATGCAAATCTTTGATTTTTCTGGCTACGAAACTACGTTTCGTAAGTATTAGAAACTCCTTTCTCGGCTGCAAAAACTGAAAGTTTTTGTATGCACAAAAAATTTTTAATTTTTTAGTGCTGGTTGAATGGTAATTTTAGAATGGTAATACATCATAAATTCCATGTATAACCGCATTACTCCAGTTTCTAATAACTCCAAAGGAGTTTTGGCTGCTGGTAGCATCTGCATCTATCCATTTGCCATTAACCAGTATTTGAGCCCAAGCGTGACCGTAGGTATTACCACTTGTAAATTTAGCTGTAGCATGCACATATCTTGCTTTCAACCCTGCATTTCTTGCAAGCGCAACGATTAAATGTGAATGGTCTACACAGTTTCCCTGTCTGTATTTCAATGTGTTAGCTGCTCCATATTTGGTATTGTAGTAAAATGAATAGTTAATGTTGTCTCTTACCCAGTTGAATATTGCTACTGCTTTATCATAACTTGAACTAAGTCCGCTTGTTATTGATGCTGCCAGTGCCTTAATTCTTGAATCTGTCACCTGACAGTTTGTAGTTGACTGAAGGTATTGATTTAAGTCTGATGGTATATTTGTATTAGTGATTGATGTATCTACTGTAACGTAATTTGGTAGTCTGCTGTTTGTTCT
Proteins encoded:
- a CDS encoding acetylglutamate kinase (catalyzes the phosphorylation of N-acetyl-L-glutamate to form N-acetyl-L-glutamate 5-phosphate) yields the protein LIKDGIITEGMLPKTMTCINAIEGGVSSAHIIDGRVKHSLLLEIFTKKGIGTMITS
- a CDS encoding transglutaminase-like domain-containing protein — protein: RTNSRLPNYVTVDTSITNTNIPSDLNQYLQSTTNCQVTDSRIKALAASITSGLSSSYDKAVAIFNWVRDNINYSFYYNTKYGAANTLKYRQGNCVDHSHLIVALARNAGLKARYVHATAKFTSGNTYGHAWAQILVNGKWIDADATSSQNSFGVIRNWSNAVIHGIYDVLPF